The Pseudodesulfovibrio cashew genomic sequence ACCGAACCGTCGGGAGAACTCTTGATGATGATATCCCGGAACTGCTCGGGGGTCTGCAGTCGGCTGCGCGCGGTGATGGTCGCGTTGAGCTGCTGGCCCCGTACTGCGGGCAGGCCGCCGAGCTGGCCGGCGGAAATCTGCGTATTCTGGGCCTCGATGGCCCGGGCCACATCGCTGGGCATCAGCGAAAACTCGGTGAGCTTGTCCGGGTTGAGCCAGATGCGCATGGCGTAGGACGAGGAGAACAGCCGGGTGTCGCCCACGCCCTCCACGCGCTTGAGGGTATCGTTCAGGGAGCTGTCCACGAAGTCGGCGATGTCCGTGGAGGTCATGGTGTCGTCCGTGGAGACGAAACCGAGGACCATCAGGAAACTGGCCGACGACTTGGTCACGCTCAGTCCGTTGCTCTGGACAACGTCCGGCAACTGGGAGGTGACCTGCTGGAGCTTGTTCTGGACCTGCATCTGGGCCACGTCGGGGTCGGCGGCGTTGGTGAAGGTCAGGGATATCTCCGCCCGACCCGTGGAGGTCGAGGTGGAGGTCATGTAGTCCAGATAGTCGATGCCGGTCATGCCCTGCTCGATGACCTTGGTCACCGAGTTCTCCACGGTCTTGGCGTCCGCGCCGGGATAGGTGCAGGTGATCCGGACGGTGGTCGGAGCGATCTCGGGATACTGGGAGATGGACAGGGTCCGCAGGGCCAGCAGGCCGCCGAGCATGATGACGATAGCGATGACCCAGGCGAAGATGGGCCGCCGGATGAAGAATTCGGACATGAGCCTGCCTAGCCTTCCTTGCTTTCCGCCGCAGGCGTTGCCGGAGCCTGCGCGGGCCTGATCTCGCCGGTGGCGTCATCCAGGATCATTTCCTTGACCGTCACGGTCTGGCCTGCACGGATAAATTGGGAACCCTGCACCACGAGGCGGTCGCCGTCGCTGATGCCGGAACCGACCAGCCAGGAGTTGCCGTAGCTTCGGCGCACGTCGAGGATGCGCTGCTCGACCTTGCCGTCCTTGTCCACGAACAGGCCCACGGGCTCGCCCTTGGGGGTCCGGCCCACGGCCCGCTGCGGCACCAGGTAGCAGTTCTGGAACACGCCATCCTGAATAATGGCCCGAACGTACATGCCGGGCAGCAGCAGACGGTCCGGGTTGGGGAACTCGGCGCGCAGGGTATACGTGCCGGTGGCCTCGTCCACCTTGGCACCGGAAAATTCGACGGTGCCCTCATAGGGGTAGACGGTCCCGTTTTCGAGCTTCAGCTTGACGGTCATGGTCTTGCCCTCGACAGTGATCACGCCGGAGGCGATGGCCTGGCGCAGGTTGAGCATGGTGGTGCTCGACTGGGTCAGGTCCACGTTGATGGGGTCAAGCTGACGGATGGTCGTCAGAGGCGCGCTCTGATTGGCCGTGACCAGGGCTCCCGGGGTAAGGTCGGACATTTCCACGCGGCCGCTGATGGGGGCCTTGATCTCGGTGTAGTCCAGGCTGATCTTGGCGCTCTCCAGGGCGGCCTTGGCCGAGGCCACGGCGGCCAGATCGGCTTCGAACACGGCCTTGGCGTCCTGATAGTCCTGCTTGGAGATGGCTCCCTGGCCGATCAGTTCGGCGTAGCGCTTGGCCTTGCTCTCGGAGCTGGGCAGGGAGGCCTGAGCCCTCTTCAGGGCAGCCAGGGCGTTGCTGTACTCGGCCTGGTAGGTGGAAGGCGCAACCCGGTAGAGCACTTCACCGGCATGGACCTCGCTACCCTCGCGGAAGAGCCGCTCGCGAATGATGCCGTCCACCTGGGGGCGGACTTCGGCCACCAGCGAAGCGGTGGTCCGGCCCGGAAGCTCGGTATTCAGCGGCACGGCCTGTGGATGCAGGGCGATTATGCCGACCTCGACGGGCGCGGCAGGAGCGCCCTTGGCCTCGGACGTCTTCTCGTCGCATCCTGCCAGGACGACCGTGAGCAGCAGGCAGGCCAGGGCCAGCAGGGTCGCCGCACGGGGAGGGGTCGAAACTTTATTATACATTTATGGAGGCTCCTCTTGACGCCTGTAAAAGGCTTTATTTATGGTACCAGGCAGTACCTTTATTAACGGTAAGCCGGAGAGTCAATCCCGAAAATGGTGAAATTTTGTTAAATGAGCATTCCATGACCAAGCCGAAACCCAAGGGGAAGCGGGGCCGACCCAAGGTCATGCCCGACGACCAGCGCCGGGCCCTGATCGTTGCCGAGGCGGAAAAACTCTTTGTTGAAAGGGGGTTCAACGGCACGTCCACGGAACAGATCGCAGCCCATTGCCAAATCTCCAAGCAGACCCTGTACCGGCTTTTTCCGTGCAAGATCGAACTGTTCGCCGCAGTGGTCGAATCCCACCGACTGAGCATGATCGACCTCGGCGACGGGTACGACGACCTCCCGCTGGACCAGGCCTTGGCCAGGATCTTCATGATCGGGCTGGACCAGCCGAGCTATGAACTCAGG encodes the following:
- a CDS encoding efflux RND transporter periplasmic adaptor subunit, giving the protein MYNKVSTPPRAATLLALACLLLTVVLAGCDEKTSEAKGAPAAPVEVGIIALHPQAVPLNTELPGRTTASLVAEVRPQVDGIIRERLFREGSEVHAGEVLYRVAPSTYQAEYSNALAALKRAQASLPSSESKAKRYAELIGQGAISKQDYQDAKAVFEADLAAVASAKAALESAKISLDYTEIKAPISGRVEMSDLTPGALVTANQSAPLTTIRQLDPINVDLTQSSTTMLNLRQAIASGVITVEGKTMTVKLKLENGTVYPYEGTVEFSGAKVDEATGTYTLRAEFPNPDRLLLPGMYVRAIIQDGVFQNCYLVPQRAVGRTPKGEPVGLFVDKDGKVEQRILDVRRSYGNSWLVGSGISDGDRLVVQGSQFIRAGQTVTVKEMILDDATGEIRPAQAPATPAAESKEG
- a CDS encoding TetR/AcrR family transcriptional regulator yields the protein MTKPKPKGKRGRPKVMPDDQRRALIVAEAEKLFVERGFNGTSTEQIAAHCQISKQTLYRLFPCKIELFAAVVESHRLSMIDLGDGYDDLPLDQALARIFMIGLDQPSYELRAAFLRAAHVESVQHPELREILRSRGGERTRTELAAWLDRQCAKGRLVIDDPDNTAHMLMDMFTGAVIFEAIGGFGWATREERMAHFRVCIDTFLNGTLPGSRRS